Proteins encoded together in one Bombus pascuorum chromosome 16, iyBomPasc1.1, whole genome shotgun sequence window:
- the LOC132915177 gene encoding GATOR complex protein NPRL3, with product MFTQKNAIMEINPLSIILVKSDSKGDRLLFRYPHVAKYTRDSNQCTRRKNPYSLTITEDLLQSLPFPISNISNGNLTGVTDEVLSTLFAVKPELCEQKFELKVNDVRFVGHPTLVPSHGMKEVNSSMLFNIVFALQAQASHSIVKCYYDLSRRLGIALRHEEKRCGFLTEEIKIMVSTHDEVATRSEGESDCDESPYELILQRSSLSRDLKSVFSSLTTSGIINIMINKWIQVRFCLPQKVHQSHKKGFVINPEIIDRCLNSLRPYHGILLLIEPLDLLDSLPIDSSPALKRLIQMYSPLKSLQTLAADSDLTLTQVFQLTGHLIYWAKATIIYPLCESNVYVVSPDAIITNQLLEVFSEEFPGLCLLQVLSDFSLPISISQQLNPLSQSQQQTQLVKIIIWLLKNHLLLQLHTYVQYMPTVHGRVSLDAKDELNHNINEITDSNSACNLSDVPKGTSADINEELSITLHKENGIYNYQSEEYDIPSDDRKLLDRLCRLGYFNGGHHLEEIMYLENIRRSQLLQILDKFRDVLITCKCEDPAIALFYSQFGS from the exons ATGTTTACTCAGAAAAATG CAATTATGGAGATAAATCCATTGAGTATAATTCTTGTGAAAAGTGATAGTAAAGGTGATAgacttttatttcgatatccACACGTAGCGAAATATACACGAGATTCTAATCAATGTACTAGAAGAAAAAATCCTTATTCTTTAACTATCACAGAGGATTTATTACAG tCTTTACCTTTTCCAATCTCTAACATAAGCAATGGAAATTTGACCGGAGTAACTGATGAAGTATTATCTACGTTATTTGCTGTTAAACCAGAATTATGTGAACAAAAGTTCgaattaaaagtaaatgatGTCCGTTTTGTTGGACATCCAACTTTAGTTCCATCTCATGGAATGAAAGAGGTTAATTCTTCGATGCTTTTTAATATAGTTTTTGCCCTTCAAGCTCAAGCCAGCCATTCTAtagtaaaatgttattatGATTTAAGTAGGAG GTTAGGCATAGCTTTGAGACACGAAGAAAAGAGATGTGGATTTTTAacagaagaaataaagattatGGTTTCTACTCATGATGAAGTTGCTACTAg atCAGAAGGTGAAAGTGATTGTGATGAGTCGccatatgaattaatattgcAAAGAAGTTCACTTTCACGTGATTTGAAGTCTGTGTTTAGTAGTCTTACTACTTCTGGTATAATCAATATTATGATTAATAAATGGATTCAAGTACGTTTCTGTCTCCCACAAAAGGTTCATCAATCTCATAAAAAGGGATTTGTTATCAATCCAGAAATAATAGACag GTGTTTAAACAGTTTAAGGCCTTATCACGGTATACTATTACTCATTGAACCTTTAGATTTATTAGATTCACTTCCAATAGATTCTTCTCCTGCACTTAAACGCCTAATCCAAATGTATAGTCCTTTAAAAAGTCTACAAACTCTAGCTGCTGATTCTGACTTAACACTAACTCAAGTTTTTCAATTGACTGGGCATTTAATATATTGGGCTAAAGCTACTATAATTTATCCTCTTTGTGAaagcaatgtttatgttgTATCACCAGATGCTATTATTACAAATCAATTGTTAGAGGTATTTTCTGAAGAATTTCCTGGGCTTTGTCTTTTACAA GTTCTCAGTGATTTTTCACTACCAATTTCCATAAGTCAACAGTTAAATCCTTTGAGCCAGTCACAACAACAAACAcaattagtaaaaataataatatggtTATTAAAGAATCATTTACTTTTACaactacatacatatgtacaatatatgcCAACTGTACACGGACGAGTATCATTG GATGCAAAAGATGAATTGAatcataatataaatgaaatcaCAGATAGTAATAGTGCATGTAATTTAAGTGATGTTCCAAAAGGTACTTCAGCTGATATAAATGAAGAACTATCAATAACACTTCATaaagaaaatggaatataCAATTATCAATCGGAAGAGTATGATATTCCTTCTGATGATAGAAAATTACTTGACAGATTATGCCGTCTTGGTTACTTTAATGGAGGTCATCATTTAGAAGAGATTatgtatttagaaaatattcgtagatcGCAATTATTACAAATCTTAGATAAATTTCGAGACGTGTTAATTACATGCAAATGTGAAGATCCTGCTATAGCTCTTTTTTATAGCCAGTTTGGctcttaa
- the LOC132915178 gene encoding uncharacterized protein LOC132915178 isoform X1, whose product MRGFDLTMNNSGCATCTLEPPPDILHIPPPPFPAILQQSSDFYPHTDLLSFPPHLNDSPCKHFCDRRSEGVQYIEMPQQGTVFDDTWLLVLISSCIGIIFIGIILAILLLKCKFNRSGKSGVISIPNTTSAIQAKNGRIQNEAVLYPCAADTMQDSRVMWATLTPRGTTRHYLEEHTYETIGGGQFHKRACSTTPTEHTYADPPVTTPIQNRLKDDKAFDNTAFVDYEEPSLIKTDYYQLNDVLESNDPGNVLILTSLLINIISASVI is encoded by the exons ATGAGAGGTTTTGATTTAACAATGAATAATTCGGGTTGTGCGACTTGCACACTCGAACCACCGCCTGATATTCTTCATATACCGCCACCGCCGTTCCCAGCGATTCTCCAACAAAGTTCCGACTTTTATCCGCACACGgatttattatcgtttccACCTCATCTCAATGACAGCCCTTGTAAACATTTCTGCGATCGCCGCTCCGAAGGTGTTCAATACATAGAAATGCCTCAACAAG gaaCAGTATTTGACGATACATGGCTGCTGGTTCTAATATCCTCCTGTATCGGTATAATTTTCATAGGCATCATTCTAGCAATATTACTCTTGAAATGCAAATT CAATAGAAGTGGCAAGAGTGGCGTAATTTCCATACCAAACACAACATCTGCTATACAAGCAAAAAACGGGAGGATTCAAAACGAAGCCGTTCTCTATCCCTGTGCAGCTGATACTATGCAAGATAGCCGTGTTATGTGGGCTACCCTGACACCACGGGGTACCACCAGACACTATCTGGAGGAACATACCTATGAAACTATTGGCGGTGGACAATTCCACAAGCGTGCCTGTTCAACTACGCCAACTGAACAT ACTTACGCAGATCCACCGGTAACTACCCCGATTCAAAATCGCCTGAAGGACGACAAAGCCTTTGATAACACTGCGTTTGTAGATTACGAAGAACCTTCGTTAATAAAGACTGACTATTATCAGCTCAATGATGTTTTGGAGTCGAATGATCCAGGCAATGTTTTAATACTTACATCTTTactgataaatataattagcgcatctgtaatttaa
- the LOC132915178 gene encoding uncharacterized protein LOC132915178 isoform X2 has protein sequence MRGFDLTMNNSGCATCTLEPPPDILHIPPPPFPAILQQSSDFYPHTDLLSFPPHLNDSPCKHFCDRRSEGVQYIEMPQQGTVFDDTWLLVLISSCIGIIFIGIILAILLLKCKFNRSGKSGVISIPNTTSAIQAKNGRIQNEAVLYPCAADTMQDSRVMWATLTPRGTTRHYLEEHTYETIGGGQFHKRACSTTPTEHVKLKTYADPPVTTPIQNRLKDDKAFDNTAFVDYEEPSLIKTDYYQLNDVLESNDPGIQRGTSRPRVSSPTRIEHPNLPPLNLHPHKRSSRKGSATPQASDTLLRSSITSSTYIPTI, from the exons ATGAGAGGTTTTGATTTAACAATGAATAATTCGGGTTGTGCGACTTGCACACTCGAACCACCGCCTGATATTCTTCATATACCGCCACCGCCGTTCCCAGCGATTCTCCAACAAAGTTCCGACTTTTATCCGCACACGgatttattatcgtttccACCTCATCTCAATGACAGCCCTTGTAAACATTTCTGCGATCGCCGCTCCGAAGGTGTTCAATACATAGAAATGCCTCAACAAG gaaCAGTATTTGACGATACATGGCTGCTGGTTCTAATATCCTCCTGTATCGGTATAATTTTCATAGGCATCATTCTAGCAATATTACTCTTGAAATGCAAATT CAATAGAAGTGGCAAGAGTGGCGTAATTTCCATACCAAACACAACATCTGCTATACAAGCAAAAAACGGGAGGATTCAAAACGAAGCCGTTCTCTATCCCTGTGCAGCTGATACTATGCAAGATAGCCGTGTTATGTGGGCTACCCTGACACCACGGGGTACCACCAGACACTATCTGGAGGAACATACCTATGAAACTATTGGCGGTGGACAATTCCACAAGCGTGCCTGTTCAACTACGCCAACTGAACATGTAAAACTTAAg ACTTACGCAGATCCACCGGTAACTACCCCGATTCAAAATCGCCTGAAGGACGACAAAGCCTTTGATAACACTGCGTTTGTAGATTACGAAGAACCTTCGTTAATAAAGACTGACTATTATCAGCTCAATGATGTTTTGGAGTCGAATGATCCAG gtATACAAAGAGGAACATCGCGTCCACGCGTCAGTTCGCCGACACGAATCGAACATCCAAATTTACCACCCCTTAATCTTCACCCTCATAAACGTTCCTCTCGTAAAGGATCTGCTACACCACAAGCTTCAGATACTTTATTAAGAAGTAGTATCACATCATCTACATATATTCCTACTATATAA
- the LOC132915175 gene encoding sentrin-specific protease 1-like — protein MIFDFLKKFFGWVDEAPRKRRVSFSSEKEFVTPKKHRCDYNIINVEEEPIEIKDDSDGDIQDISKDKYSPIKSSNRLNGTCNSRDKSLTCCQSTFSSSKSHQCYDKVNMGHSSNKSDRGQNVVPHQQCSTLFKTHRLREKNQYEELLQNFFPRRIDVICDKREDKRSRQKPIEVIDLDKSGSSSPFPKTQPAFRKHDRTLQMHWTIPIREKKGREIIINVDNDEKERTIHSIRNETQCPKKDTTVEKSAQNKYPESITTNTLRDRLAAKAVMREDFVPQVTKRYNERIEQRHKEAEELKRMTCVLSKHNRLAREAALEEHLARSIRLCEAVLEREKLEEPELPTLTEEMLQEVRNALISRPSDEVLVEGFGLGITRRDIHTLADLNWLNDEVINFYMNLLIARSTSNDKYPKVHAMNTFFYPKLISGGHSSLRRWTRKIDIFSQDIIVVPIHLGIHWCMSIIDFRDKSIRYYDSMGGNNSKCLSALRQYLEDESLDKKKQTYDTSSWKLECAKNIPQQMNGSDCGVFSCMFAEYICGNKKITFTQQDMPYFRNKMIYEILKSKLL, from the coding sequence ATGATATTCGACTtcctaaaaaaattttttgggTGGGTAGATGAAGCACCTAGAAAGCGTAGAGTTTCATTTAGTtcagaaaaagaatttgttaCTCCTAAAAAACATCGTTGTGATTACAATATCATTAACGTGGAGGAAGAACCCATTGAGATTAAAGATGACAGCGATGGTGATATTCAAGATATttctaaagataaatattctcCTATTAAATCATCTAATAGATTAAATGGTACATGTAATAGTAGAGACAAGTCACTGACATGTTGTCAGTCAACCTTTTCATCATCAAAATCACACCAATGTTATGATAAAGTAAATATGGGACATTCTAGTAATAAAAGTGATAGAGGACAAAATGTTGTGCCACATCAACAATGTTCGACATTATTTAAAACTCATCGTCTAAGAGAAAAAAATCAATACGAAgagttattacaaaattttttccCACGTAGGATAGATGTTATATGTGATAAACGCGAAGATAAAAGATCTAGACAGAAACCAATAGAAGTAATAGATTTAGATAAATCTGGTTCTTCGTCTCCTTTTCCTAAAACTCAGCCAGCTTTTAGAAAACATGATAGAACGTTACAAATGCATTGGACTATTCcaattagagaaaaaaaaggcagggaaataattatcaatgtaGATAACGATGAGAAAGAAAGGACAATACATTCCATTCGCAATGAGACACAATGTCCTAAAAAAGATACGACTGTAGAAAAATCTGCACAAAATAAATATCCTGAAAGTATAACTACAAACACCTTAAGAGATCGATTAGCAGCAAAAGCTGTAATGAGAGAGGATTTTGTTCCTCAAGTAACAAAAAGATACAATGAACGAATCGAACAACGTCATAAAGAGGCAGAGGAGCTTAAAAGAATGACCTGTGTTTTGTCTAAGCATAATCGTTTAGCAAGAGAAGCTGCACTAGAAGAACATCTAGCACGATCTATAAGATTATGTGAGGCTGTtttggaaagagaaaaattagaaGAGCCAGAATTACCTACATTAACGGAAGAAATGCTGCAAGAAGTAAGAAATGCTCTTATTTCTCGACCTTCAGATGAAGTTCTTGTTGAAGGATTTGGTTTAGGAATAACAAGAAGAGATATTCATACATTAGCTGATTTGAATTGGTTAAACGatgaagtaataaatttttatatgaatttattaatagcCAGAAGTACTAGTAATGATAAATATCCAAAAGTACATGCTATGAATACGTTTTTTTATCCAAAATTGATCTCAGGTGGACATTCATCCTTAAGAAGATGGActagaaaaattgatattttttcacaGGATATTATAGTTGTTCCTATACATTTAGGCATTCATTGGTGTATGTCGATAATCGATTTTAGGGATAAGTCTATTCGTTATTATGACAGTATGGGTGGCAATAACTCCAAGTGTCTGTCAGCATTACGACAATATTTGGAGGATGAAAGTTTGGATAAAAAGAAGCAAACTTATGATACCAGTAGCTGGAAATTAGAGTGTGCCAAAAATATCCCACAACAAATGAATGGCAGTGACTGCGGAGTCTTCTCTTGTATGTTTGCTGAATATATTtgtggaaataaaaagatcacGTTTACACAGCAAGATATGccatattttcgaaataagaTGATTTATGAAATACTGAAGTCCaagcttttataa
- the LOC132915145 gene encoding threonine aspartase 1-like: MSNVNEGFIAVHVGAGRHSEALKEKYRKLCRQACKAGIQNLKAGGSSLDAVVETVIVLENSPLTNAGFGSNLTLEGAVECDASVMDGTTLQFGAVGAVSGVKNPVSLAKRLCEYQSIKIAYGRIPPSFLVGNGAHVWAQEMGIQTLPPEQLISTKAQKMYKHYKRKIESSNIDVHKYTKQRMDTVGAICVDKEGNIAGACSSGGIILKYPGRVGQAGMWGCGTWAYKDKYSIGTSTSGCGEHLIRTLLARTTAEAIAHNSCPIINLYHSMKADFIDSKFLCGLEQKLGGVIAIRYAAQEGVGDFLWSHSTNSMIIGYMNSNEQTPMSHMAVLPSHEVGKKATVEGICFKIT; encoded by the exons ATGAGTAATGTTAATGAAGGATTTATTGCTGTCCATGTGg gaGCAGGACGACATTCAGAAGctcttaaagaaaaatatcggaaACTATGCCGTCAAGCATGCAAAGCT ggcatacaaaatttaaaggcTGGTGGTAGTTCATTAGATGCTGTAGTAGAAACTGTAATAGTATTAGAAAACTCTCCTTTAACTAATGCTGGATTTGGATCAAATCTCACATTGGAAGGAGCAGTAGAATGTGATGCAAGTGTAATGGATGGTACTACATTACAATTTGGAGCAGTTGGTGCAGTTAGTGGAGTAAAAAATCCTGTTTCATTGGCAAAACGACTTTGCGAATATCAGTCAATTAAAATTGCATATGGTAGGATTCCACCaag TTTTTTAGTTGGGAATGGTGCACATGTATGGGCACAAGAAATGGGAATACAAACATTACCACCAGAACAGCTAATTTCAA caAAAGCACAGAAGATgtataaacattataaaagaaaaatagaaagttcTAATATAGATGTTCACAAG TATACTAAACAAAGAATGGATACAGTTGGTGCAATATGTGTTgataaagaaggaaatattgCTGGAGCTTGTTCTAGTGGtggtattattttaaaatatccagGAAGAGTAGGGCAG GCAGGAATGTGGGGATGTGGAACATGGGCATATAAAGACAAATATTCTATAGGAACAAGCACATCAGGCTGTGGCGAACATCTCATTCGCACTTTGCTAGCACGAACAACCGCAGAAGCTATAGCACATAATTCTTGTCCTATTATCAACTTATACCATTCTATGAAAGCTGATTTTATTG attcgaaatttttatgtGGACTTGAACAGAAACTTGGAGGTGTTATTGCTATTCGATATGCAGCCCAAGAAGGAGTAGGAGATTTCCTTTGGAGTCATTCTACAAATTCAATGATAATAGGTTACATGAATTCAAATGAACAAACACCAATG aGCCACATGGCTGTTCTTCCATCTCATGAAGTTGGAAAGAAAGCAACTGTCGAAGGAATCTGTTTCAAAATTACATAA
- the LOC132915143 gene encoding exostosin-2, with amino-acid sequence MVLSTRMSHKVNRISYHYHNVFVICLLIFTLFIILITAYHIFKFGSTQKRSVYNAIILNDLQSLPIQVIDEDLPVADTTNISCTYFSCFNVYRCGSQGNKLLVYVYPPKIYVDSLGRPITNQITKEFYQILNTIISSKFYTPNPYEACIFIPSIDTLNQNRLKLQEVSQALKALPFWNNGENHLIFNMVPGSVPDYNTVIDVPIGKAMIAGAGMSSLTYRSDFDISLPVYSSLVDNLKPNFNNIRPWLVISSQMNINSAFEQDLLEVKSLSPKDILILGTCLHYSSMNSAIRCAGEDVYKYPNVLQTATFCLVIRGARLGQSTLLECMAAGSIPIIIADSLTMPFHGIIDWSRAAIFVREVDILSIISVLKKISPQRIIELQEQGAWLYEKYFMSVEKITETALEILADRVFPHLARDYTIWNIPSHTDIMSPLFLPITAPKTRGFTAVILTYDRLELLFLLINKLVKVPSLSKVLVIWNNQQKDPPHSSRWPKLNKPLKVIQTKENKLSNRFYPYDEIETEAVLSIDDDIIMLTADEVEFAYEVWREFPDRIVGFPSRIHMWDNGTNCWKYESEWTNSISMVLTGAAFHHKYWNYMYTTAMPGDIKEWVDEHMNCEDIAMNFLVANITRKAPIKVTPKKKFRCPECTNTEMLSADLTHMVERTQCINRFSSIYGTMPLQSVEFRADPVLFKDIFPEKLKRFNDIGSL; translated from the exons ATGGTATTATCAACAAGAATGTCACATAAAGTGAATAGAATTTCTTATCACTATCACAATGTTTTTgttatatgtttattaatatttacattgtttataattttaattactgcatatcatatttttaaatttgggAGTACACAAAAACGCTCTGTATATAATGCTATCATTCTTAATGACTTACAGTCATTGCCGATTCAAGTAATTGATGAAGATCTTCCAGTGGCAGAtactacaaatatttcttgcaCATACTTTAGTTGTTTTAATGTTTATCGCTGTGGTAGTCAAGGAAATAAACTTTTAGTATATGTCTATCCCccaaaaatatatgtagattCCTTGGGAAGGCCTATAACAAACCaaataacaaaagaattttatcaaattttaaatactattatttcaagtaaattttacACACCAAATCCATATGAAGCATGTATTTTCATTCCTTCCATTGATACATTAAATCaaaatagattaaaattacaagaaGTTTCGCAAGCCTTGAAAGCATTGCCATT CTGGAATAATGGAgaaaatcatttaatatttaatatggtACCTGGAAGTGTACCTGATTACAATACAGTCATTGATGTACCTATTGGAAAAGCAATGATTGCAGGTGCAGGAATGTCATCATTAACGTATAGATCTGATTTTGATATCAGTTTACCAGTATATAGCTCTCTTGTGGATAATCTTAAaccaaattttaataatataag ACCATGGTTAGTTATTTCATCTCAAATGAACATTAATTCTGCATTTGAACAAGATTTATTGGAAGTTAAATCTCTGTCGCCAAAGGATATCTTAATATTAGGTACATGTTTGCATTATAGTTCTATGAACAGTGCAATTCGGTGTGCAGGAGAAGACGTTTATAAGTATCCTAATGTGCTTCAA ACAGCAACATTTTGTCTAGTAATTCGAGGTGCAAGACTTGGCCAGAGCACACTTTTAGAATGTATGGCAGCAGGTTCTATACCTATAATTATAGCTGATTCTCTTACAATGCCTTTTCATGGGATAATTGACTGGAGCAG gGCTGCTATATTTGTACGCGAAGTCGATATCTTATCAATAATATCAGTTTTGAAAAAGATATCTCCACAACGAATTATAGAACTTCAAGAACAAGGTGCATGgctttatgaaaaatattttatgtctgTGGAAAAAATAACAGAAACTGCATTGGAAATACTCGCAGATCGTGTATTTCCACATTTAGCTAGAGATTATACAATTTGGAATATACCATCTCATACAGA TATTATGTCTCCGCTGTTTCTACCAATTACTGCGCCGAAAACTCGAGGATTTACTGCTGTAATTCTGACGTACGACAGATTggaattgttatttcttttaattaataaacttgTTAAAGTACCAAGCTTGTCTAAAGTTCTAGTTATATGGAATAACCAACAGAAAGATCCTCCacatt CATCTAGATGGCCAAAGTTAAATAAACCATTAAAAGTTATACaaacaaaggaaaataaaCTATCCAACAGATTTTATCCTTATGATGAAATCGAAACTGAAGCAGTTCTATCAATAGATGatgatattattatgttaacTGCTGATGAAGTGGAATTTGCTTATGAG GTATGGAGAGAGTTTCCAGACCGAATAGTTGGTTTTCCATCTAGAATTCATATGTGGGATAATGGAACAAATTGCTGGAAATACGAAAGTGAATGGACTAACAGTATTTCTATGGTTTTAACTGGAGCTGCGTTTCatcataaa tATTGGAATTATATGTATACCACTGCTATGCCCGGTGATATAAAAGAATGGGTTGATGAACATATGAATTGTGAGGACATAGCCATGAATTTTTTAGTAGCAAATATCACAAGAAAAGCACCCATAAAA GTGACaccaaaaaagaaatttcgatgCCCGGAATGCACAAATACTGAAATGTTGTCTGCAGATTTAACACATATGGTAGAACGTACACAATGTATAAATAGATTCTCTTCAATTTATGGCACAATGCCGTTACAGTCAGTTGAATTCCGAGCAGATCCGGTTTTattcaaagatatatttcCTGAAAAACTCAAAAGATTCAACGATATTGGAAGTTTATAA
- the LOC132915147 gene encoding RNA-binding motif protein, X-linked 2-like: MNPLTNVKNIKKLGEQELVSNRSTSWHDQYGDSAWIFIGGLPYDLTEGDVITVFSQYGEVVNINLIRDKNTGRQKGYGFLCYENQKSTVLAVDNLNGIKILGRTIRVDHVANYKAPKDSKNIDEETKRLRKEGCAPKNI, from the exons ATGAATCCTTTAAC aaacgtaaaaaatataaaaaagctTGGAGAACAAgaattagtaagtaatagaAGTACATCTTGGCATGATCAATATGGAGATAGTGCTTGGATCTTTATCGGTGGATTACCATATGATTTAACAGAAGGTGATGTCATAACTGTATTTTCTCA aTATGGAGAagtagtaaatataaatttaattcggGATAAAAATACAGGAAGACAAAAGGGATATGGTTTTTTATGCTATGAAAATCAAAAAAGTACAGTATTAGCTGTTGATAATTTAAATGGTATTAAG ATCTTAGGCAGAACAATAAGAGTTGATCATGTAGCAAATTATAAAGCACCGAAAGattcaaaaaatattgatgaaGAGACTAAACGGTTAAGAAAAGAAGGTTGTGCtccgaaaaatatatag
- the LOC132915144 gene encoding katanin p60 ATPase-containing subunit A-like 1, with translation MHFKKIMAVSINEICENTKLAREMALTGNYDTSGVYYQGVVQQIHRLLASIADVTRKAKWQLVQHQIVQEFEKVKATSNTLQLFKVDTHGERLLGTSCLSFEEPTRDPTLWTYNNSDSSWNQTPARDPDVWPPLTPAEQKNIRPLKNQPKQQQNRTNVRRSVTTGKRPDAKIAKKDERKTSRKDDINKEKLETEKVDVEVEERKFEPSGNDRDLVDLLERDIVQKNPNIRWDDIADLHEAKRLLEEAVVLPMWMPDFFKGIRRPWKGVLMVGPPGTGKTMLAKAVATECGTTFFNVSSSTLTSKYRGESEKLVRLLFEMARFYAPSTIFIDEIDSLCSRRGSESEHEASRRVKSELLVQMDGISSNSEDPSKVVMVLAATNFPWDIDEALRRRLEKRIYIPLPNREGREALLKINLREVKVDLSVDLADIAKKLEGYSGADITNVCRDASMMSMRKKIAGLKPDQIRQLPKEELDLPVSAADFDEAVERCNKSVSQEDLEKYEKWMSEFGSS, from the exons atgcattTTAAAAAGATCATGGCAGTTTCAATCAAtgaaatttgtgaaaatacCAAACTGGCTCGTGAAATGGCTTTGACTGGAAACTATGATACATCTGGAGTTTATTACCAAGGTGTTGTTCAACAGATTCATCGGTTACTTGCGAGCATTGCAGATGTCACACGGAAAGCTAAATGGCAACTTGTGCAACATCAAATTGTtcaagaatttgaaaaagtgAAAGCAACTTCAAATACCTTACAACTTTTTAAAGTCGATACACATGGAGAAAGATTACTGG GTACTTCATGTTTATCATTTGAGGAGCCAACAAGAGATCCAACTTTATGGACCTATAATAATTCAGATAGTTCATGGAATCAAACACCAGCAAGAGATCCAGATGTATGGCCACCTTTAACACCTGCTGagcaaaa AAATATTAGACCACTGAAAAATCAACCAAAGCAACAACAAAATCGGACAAATGTACGAAGATCTGTAACTACTGGGAAAAGACCAGATGCCAAAATTGCTAAAAAAGATGAGAGAAAAACATCAAGAAAGGATGACATAAATAAA gaaaaattggaaactGAAAAAGTAGATGTAGAAGTAGAGGAACGCAAATTTGAACCATCTGGAAATGATAGAGATTTGGTTGATTTATTag AAAGAGATATTGTTCAAAAAAATCCAAATATTCGTTGGGACGATATAGCTGACTTGCATGAAGCAAAACGATTGTTAGAAGAAGCTGTTGTTCTTCCAATGTGGATGCCAGATTTCTTTAAG GGAATTCGTCGCCCTTGGAAAGGAGTACTTATGGTTGGTCCACCAGGAACTGGAAAAACAATGTTAGCAAAAGCAGTAGCCACTGAATGTggaacaacattttttaatgtatcatCTTCCACTCTAACTTCAAAGTATAGGGGAGAATCTGAAAAACTTGTTCGTCTACTTTTTGAAATG GCCAGATTTTATGCACCTAGCACAATCTTCATTGACGAAATTGACTCCCTATGCTCTAGAAGAGGATCTGAGTCTGAACATGAAGCTTCACGACGAGTAAAATCTGAACTTCTGGTACAAATGGATGGTATAAGTTCCAATAG TGAAGATCCAAGTAAGGTTGTAATGGTGTTAGCAGCAACAAACTTTCCATGGGATATTGATGAAGCTCTTCGAAGACGATTAGAGAAGCGTATCTATATTCCGTTACCAAATC GTGAAGGTAGAGAAGCACTGTTAAAAATTAACCTACGAGAAGTAAAAGTAGATTTATCTGTAGATTTAGCAGATATCGCAAAAAAATTAGAAGGTTACTCTGGAGCAGATATTACAAACGTTTGCAg AGATGCGTCTATGATGTCGATGCGGAAAAAAATTGCAGGCTTAAAACCTGATCAAATTAGACAATTACCAAAAGAAGAACTAGATTTACCTGTATCTGCTGCAGATTTTGATGAAGCTGTTGAAAGGTGTAATAAGAGCGTTTCTCAAgaagatttagaaaaatatgaaaaatggaTGAGTGAATTTGGTTCATCCTGA